CACCGAGTTCAGAACGGTGATGCGTCTCCTCTCGAATCGGGAGTTCCCGGTCGACCGCGCGGAAATCGAGGCGCTCGCGTCGGGTGCGTATAGCCTCGACGACTCGCAGGCCGGCGCTATCATCGACTACGCCGTCGACCGCGGGGTTCTCGCGGAGCGAGACGGGCAACTCCACCGCGACTGAGACAGAATCGAACGGAATTTTGCGCCGCTCCGCGCGGAGTGGGTATGCACGACGTGCTCTGGGAACCCGCCGACGCCGCGGGACTCGAACACCTGCGATACGAGACCCGCCCACTCTCGGCGGAGTCGGTCGTTCTCGGCGTCCGAGACGGCGAACGCTTCCGGATTCGCTACGCGCTCGACTGCGACGCCGAGGGACGAGTTCGGTCCGTCTCGGTAGACTCGTTCGACGACGGCGCGAGTCTCCGCCTCCTCACAGACGGCGAGGGCCGGTGGACCGACGACGACGGTGCGCCGATTCCCGAACTCGACGGTTGTCTCGACGTCGACATCTCCGCGACGCCGTTCACGAACTCGCTCCCGATTCGCCGTCTGGACCTCGCCGCCGGCGAATCAGCGACGCTCTCGATGGCGTACGTCTCGGTTCCGGCGTTAGAGGTTTCGGCGGTGCGTCAGAAGTACATCTGCCTCGACCCGCTCGACGCCGACGGTGGGCGTTTCTGCTACGAGGGTCTCACGAGCGGCTTTTCGGCCGAAATCCCGGTCGACTCCGAAGGCGTCGTCCGCGACTACCCGGGCCTCTTCCGGCGCGTCGACAGAGTGGGACTGAGTAGGACGGGAAATGACTAAGCGAACGATTCCGACGGTTCGCCGCCGCCGTGCGACTATAGCTTTCCTTTCGTACTCGGCGTGTCATCGGCGCGGCGCTCGTCGATTCTGGTGGCGTCGTCCAGCGCCCGAGTGAGCGCCTTGAACAGCGCCTCCACCTCGTGGTGGGCGTTGACGCCGCGTTCGACGTCGACGTGGAGCGTCAGACCGGCGTTCATCGCCAGCGAGTACGCGAAGTGTCGCGCCATGTCGCTCGTGAACTCGCCGATTCGGTCCTGCGAGAACTCGCCGTCGAACTCGAAGTGCGGACGGCCGCTCACGTCGACGACGACGCCGACGACGGACTCGTCCAGCGGCACCTTGCGGTCGGCGTAGCGGACGATGCCCCGCTTCTCGCCGAGGGCGTCCGCGAACGCCTCGCCGAGCACGATAGCCACGTCCTCGACGGTGTGGTGGTCGTCGACGTGCAGGTCGCCGTCGCAGGACAATTCGAGGTCGAACAGACCGTGTTTGGCGAAGGCGGTCAGCATGTGGTCGAAGAAGCCGATGCCGGTGTCGACCTCGGCTTCGCCGGTGCCGTCGACGGCGAGCGAGAGATCGATGGTGGTCTCCGCCGTCTCGCGGAACACGGAGGCCGTACGGTCGCTCATGGTCGCACCTCGGACGCCGTGCGTATCACCGTTGCGCTCTTACAGCCGCAAACTCCAGAACCGGACACCGAGTTTACACCCGTCTGACGCGAGGCAGACAGCCGTCTGCTACCTTTTGATATGTGTGACGTGCGTCTCGCAGCGCACCGATGAAGCGCGAACTCACGATAGCGCTCACGCTCGCAGTGGGGGTGCTGTTCGTGTCGTCGATGACGTTCACCGGTGTGCTGTTCGGGCTCGCGCTCGTTCTGCTCGCCGCCGTCGGCGCCGTGGACGCGCTCGAACGCGGTGTCGGCCGTCGGCTACGGCAGTAGGTGCCAGATTACGCCGA
This genomic stretch from Haloprofundus salilacus harbors:
- a CDS encoding putative glycolipid-binding domain-containing protein yields the protein MHDVLWEPADAAGLEHLRYETRPLSAESVVLGVRDGERFRIRYALDCDAEGRVRSVSVDSFDDGASLRLLTDGEGRWTDDDGAPIPELDGCLDVDISATPFTNSLPIRRLDLAAGESATLSMAYVSVPALEVSAVRQKYICLDPLDADGGRFCYEGLTSGFSAEIPVDSEGVVRDYPGLFRRVDRVGLSRTGND
- the hisB gene encoding imidazoleglycerol-phosphate dehydratase HisB, with translation MSDRTASVFRETAETTIDLSLAVDGTGEAEVDTGIGFFDHMLTAFAKHGLFDLELSCDGDLHVDDHHTVEDVAIVLGEAFADALGEKRGIVRYADRKVPLDESVVGVVVDVSGRPHFEFDGEFSQDRIGEFTSDMARHFAYSLAMNAGLTLHVDVERGVNAHHEVEALFKALTRALDDATRIDERRADDTPSTKGKL